The following are from one region of the Streptomyces changanensis genome:
- a CDS encoding cobalt-precorrin-5B (C(1))-methyltransferase, with product MSASGGRSAQLKHTGLRSGWTTGACATAATTAAYTALLTGEFPDPVTITLPKGHTPAFALAAEEHGGSYAMAGIVKDAGDDPDVTHGALVRSTVRLLPPGSGVVFRAGAGVGTVTRPGLPLEVGEPAINPVPRQMIRDHVARAAARHGGTGDVEVTVSVDHGEEIARSTWNPRLGILGGLSILGTTGIVVPYSCSAWIDSIRRGVDVARAAGRTHLAGCTGSTSEKTAVSLYGLPEDALLDMGDFAGAVLKYVRRHPVERLTICGGFAKLSKLAAGHMDLHSARSQVDKGLLAELARSAGADEALAAEVAAANTGLGALHLCSAAGVPLGDRVAEVARDQALAVLRGAPVMVDVVCIDRAGTVVGRSTPR from the coding sequence ATGAGTGCGAGCGGGGGGCGCAGCGCCCAACTCAAGCACACCGGTCTCCGGTCCGGCTGGACGACCGGGGCGTGCGCGACCGCGGCGACGACCGCCGCGTACACCGCGCTCCTCACCGGCGAGTTCCCGGACCCCGTCACGATCACCCTGCCCAAGGGGCACACGCCCGCCTTCGCGCTCGCCGCGGAGGAGCACGGCGGCTCGTACGCCATGGCCGGGATCGTCAAGGACGCGGGCGACGACCCGGACGTGACGCACGGGGCGCTCGTCCGCTCGACGGTCCGGCTGCTGCCACCCGGCTCGGGGGTCGTCTTCCGCGCCGGTGCCGGGGTCGGCACGGTGACCCGGCCGGGGCTCCCCCTGGAGGTGGGCGAGCCGGCGATCAACCCGGTCCCGCGCCAGATGATCCGCGACCACGTGGCGCGGGCCGCCGCCCGCCACGGTGGGACGGGGGACGTGGAGGTCACCGTCTCCGTGGACCACGGCGAGGAGATCGCCCGCTCCACGTGGAACCCGCGCCTGGGCATCCTGGGCGGGCTTTCGATCCTCGGGACGACCGGGATCGTCGTGCCGTACTCCTGCTCCGCCTGGATCGACTCCATCCGGCGCGGGGTCGACGTGGCGCGGGCGGCGGGTCGCACCCATCTGGCGGGCTGTACCGGGTCGACGTCCGAGAAGACCGCCGTGTCCCTGTACGGCCTGCCCGAGGACGCGCTCCTCGACATGGGCGACTTCGCGGGGGCCGTGCTGAAGTACGTGCGCCGGCACCCGGTGGAGCGGCTGACGATCTGCGGCGGGTTCGCGAAGCTGTCCAAGCTGGCGGCGGGCCACATGGACCTGCACTCGGCGCGCTCGCAGGTCGACAAGGGGCTGCTCGCCGAGCTGGCGCGGTCGGCCGGCGCGGACGAGGCCCTCGCCGCCGAGGTGGCCGCGGCCAACACGGGGCTGGGCGCGCTCCACCTGTGCTCCGCCGCGGGCGTCCCGCTGGGCGACCGGGTCGCCGAGGTCGCCCGGGACCAGGCGCTGGCGGTGCTGCGGGGCGCGCCGGTCATGGTGGACGTGGTGTGCATCGACCGGGCGGGAACGGTGGTGGGCCGCAGCACGCCCCGCTAG
- a CDS encoding cobalt-precorrin-6A reductase, with the protein MHVLILGGTTEGRRLAETLDADGVRVTSSLAGRVAAPRLPPGEVRVGGFGGAEGLARWVREHQVDAVIDATHPFAGTISFHAARAAATSHVPLLALRRPGWTPVEGDDWHPVDSLEAAAGAVPELGRRVFLTTGRMGLAAFAEVADAWFLVRSVDPPEPPLPPRAEVLLDRGPFTLEGEREVLRAYAIDVLVTKDSGGAATAPKLTAAREAGIPVVIVRRPPVPDGVPVAATVEEAAAWAHRPGR; encoded by the coding sequence ATGCACGTGCTGATCCTCGGCGGTACCACCGAGGGCCGCCGCCTGGCGGAGACGCTGGACGCGGACGGCGTCCGGGTGACCAGTTCGCTCGCCGGGCGGGTGGCCGCCCCCAGGCTGCCGCCGGGGGAGGTGCGGGTGGGCGGGTTCGGCGGTGCCGAGGGCCTGGCCCGCTGGGTGCGCGAGCACCAGGTGGACGCGGTCATCGACGCCACTCACCCTTTCGCCGGGACGATCAGTTTCCACGCGGCGAGGGCCGCCGCCACCTCCCATGTTCCCCTGCTCGCCCTGCGCCGCCCGGGGTGGACCCCCGTGGAGGGTGACGACTGGCACCCGGTCGACTCCCTGGAGGCGGCGGCGGGGGCGGTACCGGAGCTGGGACGGCGGGTGTTCCTGACGACCGGGCGCATGGGCCTGGCGGCGTTCGCGGAGGTGGCGGACGCCTGGTTCCTGGTGCGGTCGGTGGACCCGCCGGAGCCCCCGCTCCCGCCGCGGGCGGAGGTCCTGCTGGACCGGGGTCCCTTCACCCTGGAGGGGGAGCGGGAGGTCCTGCGCGCGTACGCCATCGACGTGCTCGTCACCAAGGACAGCGGCGGCGCGGCCACCGCCCCCAAGCTCACGGCCGCCCGCGAGGCCGGGATACCCGTCGTGATCGTGCGCCGCCCGCCGGTGCCCGACGGCGTCCCGGTGGCCGCGACGGTCGAGGAGGCAGCCGCCTGGGCGCACCGCCCAGGGCGCTGA
- a CDS encoding precorrin-2 C(20)-methyltransferase → MSGKLYGVGLGPGDPSLMTLRAVEVIAEADVVAYHCARHGRSIARSIAARHIREDHVEERLMYPLTVETTDHPGGYRGALDDFYEEASARLAAHLDAGRTVAVLAEGDPLFYGSYQHMHKRLAHRYETEVVPGVTSVSAAAATIGKPLVEAEEVLTIIPGTLPEEELTARLAATDSAVVMKLGRTFPTVRRALERADRLADAHYVERATMEGRRTAPLVEVDPDTVPYFSVAVLPSRVDTGPAAPERGEVVVVGTGPAGPLWLTPQTRGALASATDLVGYTTYLDRVPERAGQRRHGSDNKVESERAEFALDLARRGHRVAVVSGGDPGVFAMATAVLEVASQEGYADVPVRVLPGVTAANAAAAKAGAPLGHDYATLSLSDRLKPWEVIAERLRAAAAADLVLALYNPGSRSRNWQVAKARELLLELRAPDTPVVVARDVGGPAESVRVIPLADLDPTEVDMRTLLLIGSSQTQAVRRGDGGTVAWTPRRYPETPPTGA, encoded by the coding sequence ATGAGCGGCAAGCTGTACGGCGTCGGGCTCGGCCCGGGCGACCCGTCGCTGATGACCCTCCGCGCGGTCGAGGTCATCGCGGAGGCGGACGTCGTGGCGTACCACTGCGCCCGGCACGGCCGCTCCATCGCCCGCTCCATCGCGGCGCGCCACATCCGCGAGGACCACGTCGAGGAGCGGCTGATGTACCCGCTCACGGTCGAGACGACGGACCACCCCGGCGGCTACCGCGGCGCGCTCGACGACTTCTACGAGGAGGCGTCCGCCCGGCTCGCCGCACACCTCGACGCGGGCCGGACCGTGGCGGTGCTCGCGGAGGGCGACCCGCTCTTCTACGGCTCGTACCAGCACATGCACAAGCGCCTCGCGCACCGCTACGAGACCGAGGTCGTGCCCGGCGTCACCTCCGTCAGCGCCGCAGCGGCGACGATCGGCAAGCCGCTGGTGGAGGCCGAGGAGGTGCTCACCATCATCCCGGGCACCCTGCCCGAGGAGGAGCTGACGGCCCGCCTGGCGGCGACCGACTCGGCGGTGGTCATGAAGCTGGGCCGGACGTTCCCCACGGTGCGCCGCGCCCTGGAGCGCGCGGACCGGCTGGCCGACGCCCACTACGTGGAGCGCGCCACCATGGAGGGCCGGCGCACGGCGCCGCTCGTCGAGGTGGACCCGGATACCGTGCCGTACTTCTCCGTCGCGGTGCTGCCGTCCCGCGTCGACACCGGCCCCGCCGCACCCGAGCGGGGCGAGGTGGTGGTCGTCGGCACCGGCCCGGCCGGCCCGCTGTGGCTGACCCCCCAGACGCGCGGCGCGCTGGCCTCGGCCACCGACCTGGTGGGGTACACGACGTACCTGGACCGGGTGCCGGAGCGCGCCGGGCAGCGGCGCCACGGCTCCGACAACAAGGTCGAGTCCGAGCGCGCCGAGTTCGCCCTCGACCTGGCGCGGCGCGGGCACCGCGTGGCGGTGGTGTCGGGCGGCGACCCGGGCGTCTTCGCCATGGCGACGGCCGTCCTTGAGGTCGCGTCGCAGGAGGGGTACGCGGACGTGCCGGTACGCGTCCTGCCCGGGGTGACCGCGGCCAACGCGGCGGCGGCGAAGGCGGGCGCTCCCCTCGGCCACGACTACGCCACCCTGTCCCTGTCCGACCGGCTCAAGCCGTGGGAGGTCATCGCGGAGCGACTGCGCGCCGCGGCCGCCGCCGACCTGGTGCTCGCCCTGTACAACCCGGGCTCCCGCAGCCGTAACTGGCAGGTCGCCAAGGCCCGTGAACTGCTCCTCGAACTGCGCGCCCCCGACACCCCGGTGGTCGTCGCCCGGGACGTGGGCGGCCCGGCGGAGTCCGTACGGGTGATCCCGCTCGCCGACCTGGACCCGACCGAGGTCGACATGCGCACCCTGCTGCTGATCGGCTCGTCGCAGACCCAGGCCGTACGGCGGGGCGATGGCGGCACGGTCGCGTGGACCCCCCGGCGGTACCCGGAGACGCCCCCCACCGGCGCCTGA
- a CDS encoding precorrin-8X methylmutase, with product MSGSTVFDYEKDGAEIYRQSFATIRAEADLAGLPADVSQVAVRMIHACGMVDLVRDLAYTPEVVSRARAALRAGAPILCDAQMVASGVTRKRLPAANDVVCTLSDPSVPDLAAKLGTTRSAAALELWRDRLDGAVVAIGNAPTALFRLLEMIREGAPRPAAVLGIPVGFIGAAESKDALAASDLDHIVVRGRRGGSAMTAAAVNAIASEVE from the coding sequence ATGAGCGGGAGCACAGTGTTCGACTACGAGAAGGACGGCGCGGAGATCTACCGCCAGTCCTTTGCCACGATCCGCGCCGAGGCGGATCTCGCGGGGCTGCCCGCCGACGTCAGCCAGGTCGCCGTGCGGATGATCCACGCCTGCGGCATGGTCGACCTCGTCCGCGACCTGGCCTACACGCCCGAGGTCGTCTCCCGCGCCCGCGCCGCGCTGCGCGCCGGCGCGCCGATCCTGTGCGACGCGCAGATGGTCGCCAGCGGCGTCACCCGCAAGCGGCTTCCCGCCGCCAACGACGTCGTCTGCACCCTCTCCGACCCGTCCGTGCCGGACCTGGCCGCGAAGCTGGGCACGACCCGCAGCGCGGCCGCGCTGGAGCTGTGGCGCGACCGCCTGGACGGCGCGGTCGTCGCCATCGGCAACGCGCCGACCGCCCTGTTCCGCCTCCTGGAGATGATCCGCGAGGGCGCGCCCCGCCCGGCCGCCGTGCTCGGCATCCCCGTCGGCTTCATCGGCGCGGCCGAGTCGAAGGACGCGCTGGCGGCGTCGGACCTGGACCACATCGTCGTACGGGGCCGGCGCGGCGGCAGCGCCATGACCGCCGCGGCGGTCAACGCGATCGCGAGTGAGGTCGAATGA